The sequence ATGAAGCAATTAAGGATGAAGCATGGGCTGAAGCTATGGATGAAGAGATTGAAGCTATTAAGAAGAAAAATACTTGGGAATTGGTGGATCGTCCACAAGGAAAGGATGTTATAAGCGTAAAATGGATTTACAAGACAAAGTATGGCATGGATGGAAATGTGTTGAAGCATAAGGCAAGGTTGGTTGCTATAGGTTTCACTCAGCAACCTGGTATTGACTACAATAAAACATTTTCTCCAGTAGATTGCTTGGATACCATAAGAAGAGTTTTAGCCATTGTAGCCCAAAAGAAGTGGCAAGTTttccaaatggatgtaaaatctgcatttttaaatggtttgATTGAAGAAAAAGTTTATGTTGAGAATCCAGAAGGATATAAAATTGTAGGTCAGGAAGGTAAAGTATACAAGCTGATAAAGGCTCTCTATGGACATAAGAAAGCTCCTGGAGCATGGTACAGTTAAATTGATTCTTACTTGATTAAGGATGGTTTTAGTAGGTGCAGTAGTGAGCCTACTTTATATATCAAAATAGATGAACATGGTAAGATGTTGATAGTTTGTCTCTATGTAGATGACTTGATCTTTATGGGAGACCTTTCTATAAGTTCCTTTAAGGCTGCTATGATGAAAGAGTTTGAGATGACTGATCTTGGTCTCATGAAATATTTTTTGGGAATAGAAGTTAAGCAATCAGCAgatggtatttttatttctcagtcaAAATATGCAAGTGATGTATTGAAAAGATTTAATATGTTGAATTGCAAACCATCTCCTACTCCAGTTGTGATAGGACTAAAGTTAAACAAGGATGATGGCAGTTCATTGGTTGATCCTAGATTGTTCAAAAGGTTGGTTGGTAGTCTCATGTACTTGACTGCTACACGACCTGACATCATGTATGGTGTGAGCCTTATCTCAAGGTTCATGGAGTCTCCAAAAGACTCTCATTTGCAAATTGGAAAAAGAATTTTGAGGTATGTATGTGGAACCAAGAACTATGGAATTTTGTATTCAGCTGTAGACGACTTCAAACTTATTGGATATATGGATAGTGATTGTGCTGGTagcatagatgatagaaaaagtacttcTGGTTATGCATTTCATTTTGGATCTGATGTTGTTTCCTGGGCTTCAAAGAAACAACCCATTGTTACACTTTCTTTAGCAGAAGAGACTACGTGGCAGCCACATGAGCTGCATGTCAAGCAGTATGGATGAGGAGAATGTTGACTGAGTTGATGCATAAACAAGATGAAGCAACAAAGATTTATTGTGACAATAACTCAGCCATTGCATTGTCTAAAACTCATATTTTTCATAAAAGAAGCAAACACATAGATACTAGATATCATTTTATAAGGGAGTTAGTGAATACCAAGGAAATATGTTTAGAATTTTGTAGATCAAAAGATCAAtttgttgatatttttactaaaccattGGGAAAAGATGTATTTGAATACTTGAGAAGTTGTTTGGGTGTATGTGCTGAAAATGGATGCTCcagaaattttttgtgcaagtgtTGATGCCGTGGAAACCGTTGAATAGAATGAAGGAACATAAGCATGTTAGGCTTGAATGTGGATGCTCCGGAAGTTTTTGAGCATAATCAGATAGTTGAGATTAAGGGGGAAtgttagatatatgtctaatctcaacTATTTTATCGTAATTTTCCTCTCAATCTCAACATTATTTACTTGCATTTAAGGCAATTTATTTGGAATGCCTTTTGAAGAAGATTTGTCAAGATTTTGTCATATTCGTATATTATCTGGCTATTTACTCTCACACACTTTGTGGGtagtaaaaatatattaatatttttactCTACTGGCTGTCCACCGCAAGTTAGTTTTATTTCAGTTTTTGTGGTCTTTTTATATAATGCAAAAGAGGGAGCAACGCAGCTCTGCAACTGAGAATCTCTAAGCATTGAAGCTCTGCAGAAATTCTTTcagttttaatataaatatatatgaaatctgTTGTTTGCTGCTGTGTGTTTTATGTGTGATGCAAACAGTTTTTTACAGCTGAGAATCTCTAAGCATTGAAGCTCTGCAGAAATTCTTTcagttttaatataaatatatttgaaATGTGTTGTTTGCTGCTGTGTGTTTTATGTGTGATGCAAACAGTTTTTTACATGAGTTTTATGTGTTTCTTTCAGTGCTGAATACATATTTCTGTTTGCTCTATTACtgtttatcatttcaaatcctctgcgCCTTTCCCCACAATCCCTATCATGCCTAACGTAGGGAATTAATTACCAATCTGTGTGCTTATCGTGGACTCCCACTGAGAAAATAAGGAGATATCAGTACAGTTTCGCAGTTTCACCCCACGCAGAAGTTAATCTCACTCAACGCAGAAGTTAATCTAACTCAGATATAAGGGTTTCGGTTTTACCATTCATTATTCAGTTTCACACCAGGCAGAACTTAATTTCACCACGTAAATGCATGTGTGGAATTCTTACAATTAACTGATTGCCTAAAATCGTGCAAGGGCCTCATTGTCTAATTATTATGATTTAATTCATGTCAAGATATAATAGTTTCAATATTACTTTATTCTAACTACTCTCAATGGTAATAATAAGGTAATATTTTACATGCTTCATTTCAACATATAATAGTTTTGattgaatattatttttttctaactACTTCTTGATGGTAAGGTAATATTTTATATGCTATTTAATCATACGTCTTATGCCCGTGGACAAGATGGTAAGGAAATACTTTATATGCTATTTAATTTGATGCCTTATGCTGGTGGATAGGAtggaaaggtaatatttttcatgctattTAATTATACACGACATTTTTTCTCCCGGGAACTGTCAAAGAGTTTAACGACAGTGCGCGAGACACGTAAAAATAGCCTATTGGCTAAAAATATACTATTAGTACTTATTTAGTTGGATGAACAACTTTCAACTAATCACAATGTCAATAAATCATTTTTAATCTAATAATTAAGTGATTTTTATTATGATAGTTTCCTCAAAAGTAATAGTAATATATCTAATTTATTAGAATTATTTTTTATGAGATAGAAATTTGTAAGATAATGTTAATTgtaaaatagtaaaaaaatattgTCTAGTTTTTGGTGTGTGGTGTTAGCCACTTTTCTTGGGATGTCATTTACGGTATCTTGTATTCTTCCTTCCTATATATTAGTGATCATGTTGTTATGTAGGTTGTACACGCGTGATTATTTTCGCTAGAGTCAAAAGGATAATAAGTTGGTGTATTGCAGCTTTAATATCATTAATATAAGCTTGAGCCTCATTCAGTGTGAAATGTTTTTCTCTAATGGTAAACCTATATCTAAATAATTGTGTTAGTAAATTAGCATGTCTATTTCATCTCAATTAAACATAAAATAGCTTACCATAGATTCACTAGAGAATCCTATAAGacttgaaaggaaaaaaaaaatctcaaaagccTAAATATTTATTCATTCCCAAAATATTTCGACCCATAATAATAGAGCCACAAAGGTTTAGGTAAAAGATATTTCCTATAACCCTAGGATTTCTTCTATTGTGAATGTTTGagctaaaatatttttgaaaatccaacaattaaaaaatttcttgtaaaaaGGAATCATAGAGGGGTTGACCCTGTAGTGCAATAGCAAGTTGCAAGCAACACTAATGTTATGGTATTGATTTAAATTTCACCAAGATGGGATCAATGGAAGAAGGGAGGATGGGGGCACAACGATGGATGAGTTGGAGAGCATGTACATGACGAAGGAAGGGTGTGATGCTAGTATTAAGATCGAAGGTGGAAGGCAATCGGGTGGAACTTTGAAGCCAAATAGAAGAATTAGAGTAGTTGAAAAATAAGGAGGTGTTAAAGCCTCAGTACAATTGATGTGGCTAGGATGATAGGTGGCGGTTGGCAGCCATCGTTGATGAAGTACAAAGATCCACGAAgtgggaagctattgaaaggtgcCTAGGAGAGATAAGAAGGTTGGAGTAAAAAGGATGATAGGAGTCATAAGGAGATTGGGGAGTTTAAGGAGATTGGGGAGTTTAGGAGGTTGGAGAGACAAGGAGAGGAAAAATAAGGAGGGAATGTGTGATTAGGAGAGGATGAATAGAGAGGAAGGAGGCAAAACTGGGAGGAAATTAATGAGAAAGGAAAAGTAGATAGAATTGGATAGGGGTTAATCCCAACACCTGAGGATGAGGTCCCTCAAAAATGTggcctcattggttcatagctctagtcaaaagcattCACATAAAAAAAATGAATCATCAAAAAATGGCCATTCACTAATTGAGCCATGAAACTGGGTAGAGATTTACATTTAACCAACCTCTAAGAAAAACAATGTGTCAAAAGAGGAAGGGGTGAAAGTTCAAAGTCGTGTGacatttttataaaggaaatggccaacaaTGATCTAACACTTTAACTTGAATCACAATAAAATGATATATGTTATAATTTTGAAATAatgtaaactaatgaaatataAACATTTTAGTGTTATTTATGTTTGTATTTTCTTAGAAATTGGTAAAAAGTaaactttttaaattattaaatttacactataatttagttgtcaATTAAATGCTAAAAATTAAGGTTAAATGGGACATCGCGCTTTATATAGTAATTTTTTCCTTCAAATTTTTCATGTATTTATAACTTGAAACTATAATACATAGATTATTTATTTCCCCAACTTGATGAATACTTTTATGAATAAAGTTTAATAAAATGTATGTACTCAAAATACAATTGCTTCCATGTGACATCATTTTTGTCTTAattattgatataaaataaaaaatgtgacaTCATTTTTGTTTAAGTTATTTATATAAAATAACAAATATTGCATCTTGACATGAAATATCTTTTCAATTGCATCATTTGTTTCAATCTTTTAATAGTCCTTAATATTCTTTTCTCGACAATCTGGATAATCAAATTTATATTTTAGTATGGATGAACTAGttgtaaaaaaattaaaactaaactataagcaataattaaattatttaaaatatgtaGTTTTTCAATTACACTTATACAAAAGGgtatatttagatttttaaaaaaatattatttacattTGTAGGAGTTGTGCAAACAAAAAGGCTTTTGAATTTCTTTTGGTAAATAGGCTCCAAGTTGATATTACACAAATATTTCTTAGACTCATTAAGTTGAAAAATTTGTAGCTCGTGTCTAATTTAACTAGAATAAATTCAACTagccaatatttaaaaaaaaaataacttaagtTTAAATGATCCAATTCACTTGTGCTAATAGGTTGGCTCAAAGTGTCACACAACTTTAAAAATATCCTTATAGGCTAAAGGAAACCCCTAATAGATAGATCTAAAGAGATTGAAAGCACTAGATTAATAGATATTGATAGTGAAAGAACTATATATAAATGAAGTAGAGTGATGAGGACAAGATTAAGGATAGACTCAATTCCCCAGCTACAAACTCCTCTAATTACTGGAATTGAAATCTATAACTAATAACTCCAATAGAGTCATTAATCTAGATATAAACATGGATTCAACTTCTAATCCTCTAACTAAATCCATACATAGACAATCAATAATACAAATAGATTCTTATATTATATTCACTTACTCTACCTCTACAAACATTACTCTCTTTTATTATTTGTTGTTCAACCAATCAGCACCAACTAATCAACTTTCCACTGCCCACTACTTATCTTTTCTTTGTCTCATCTTTCTCTTCCTTTACGCAAACCCAAtctactttatttttattttaacttgcaataattcaaaagaaatatcgcctcttaaatcttaaatcaaATCTCAGTTTTAGGCACCATAGAAGCATTACTTCTTTGATATTTCCTTATTAGAATTTTATGTGTGTGTGCGTATTCTTTTTTACaatattttagatttaaattatatttaatactaTAGTACACTATAAACTATATGGTGTATTTTTGTTCTAACATTTAGCTTATAGTATAAAAAATATATGCTTAATGAAATTggacattataattataattttttatattttaatattttaatattttactaatttttttaaaaaattattattaatttattcaaATACACATCTTAtatgttcttatttttttaatatagaATTAACTTGTACTATTTATTATGATAGAATGCAATTTCTATTATACATTATTATATATCATTTAACTAGTATTATGATAAATTACATAATCAATAAGGCACATGGTAAGTAGAAGAAATTAAAGAAATACAACCTCTTAGGAAAAAATATAGGTTGACTTAGTTATTTCAAAATTATATCAAAAGAAGAATTATAAATTCTTTGAGAATTATTGTAGATGAATTTTTTCCGTATATAGAAAACCTAGAAACATTTTTTTAAAGAAGATGAAATAGTGATGAACTTTCTTCCTAGACTAAAGAATATTAAATAAAAGAAGAAACCATTAATGCATTTATGCATGGGAATATGAATTTGTGTTACATTTGAGCTACAtcttattctatttttttatttcctaGTAAACTAGATATAGAATGATATAGAATGATGCAAACAAGATTAGGGATAATCCGAATTCCCCAATGACAAACCTAACACAACTTTTTTGATCCAAATTCAAATTACAAGAATTCAAATCAACAGTTAATAATTCCAGTAGAGTCATCAATCCACatgtaaaagaagcaatgaaaaaaccaTTATCATAAGGAAAAAGCTCAATATTGTGAGCCACCAAAGGCTTCCAAGAGTCACTCACCCAACCGTAGAGGTCTGATAGTGAAGGCCAAAATCCAGAGAATCTACACACTAAAGAACAATGTTGGTAGATCGTAATGTTGTCCACCACATCCTGTTCACAAACCACCACAAGAGAGAATTTGGCATAGGAAAGAGGACGAACCCCTTAGAGGGATAGGTAGCAGATCTAGCCACACGAGACAAGCTACTCCTGCCAACAAAAGGTCTAGACCAGACCTTAACACCCAAATCATCAGTGGCAACCGGCTAAGAAGCATCACCCAGAAGTTAGCACCAACGATACCCTCTGGAAGGGAATCCATAGGTGGGGGAGGGCACAAACTAGCCACGACCCCCACAACAATAGAGTCCACCTGGCGAGCATCGTACAAGGGAGCCGAACCAGCAGTAGGCGTCAAGAGCACAGTCGAACCACCACCTAACAGGTCACCAATGACCCCCACGTGAGgaggaagggggggggggggcgagggCACACCAGGCAAGTAGGAAGACTGTGTAGTACCATTGGCAACCGCAACAGCAACGAACACCATTTGGGCAGAGGCACACCGTAATGAGCGCATAGGGCCAATACCATTCTTGGCACCGACAGTAGCAACAAGGTTAAAACTCAGAGAGGCGGGAGAACCGTTGGTAAGCAGCGGGAGGGCCATCGCATTCATATAATATAGGATTTTTGCATAACATTGTTATGActattcaaatctatctcttttcttttgttttttaagTATAATCTTTGCGGATGGAACAGAATAATATGCTTGGTTGTCCCCTTATTGATTACAGACTCTTGCATTTTTGTTTTCACATATGTAACTTTAATAGACATCTAATATTTGTGGATTCATCAATTACATTTTTGATAACGATGTATTCTACCTTTTGTAAATTATTCTTGATTCAACAATGAAGGGAATGTGGCATATTATAGGTTTTAGGTGTAGACCTCAACATCAACAACAAAGtagtaagaaaataattagaactaATATTTATATATCACAACCTAAATATTATAATATCTAAAATGTATTagcattgaattatattatatttaaaattttgaattcaatGTAGTCATTAATCTTCATATGAATGTACCTTAGAAGATGTGTTGTAATTGAAATACACTTCACAATAGAATTAAAAAATTTCTATGGTTGAGGGGCAGATGGATCAATGATAGAAAATCTCACTAGTCATAATTAgattttaagtttgaattttttccTATCTAATATTCTTGATAATGTAACTATAATTCCATATTAAATCATATACAAGTGTTATCACAAAGTAGTAGAAAATAGTTAAATTTAAAGTTTATGTAAAAATGCTTAAAGTGGCCCAAATAACTCTTATACTTGACAATGTATATATACTCTCTAAGATTTTGGGAATGGATCTATATTGATACATTATTTAGTAATTTGAGCTCCTTTAGTAAATGTAAATTTATGAATGTTTATGATCTTTAATAAATAAGTGTTcatattatcatttataaaataaataataaatattggaAAAACCAATAATGGATGGAAAATGTTAGACCCCAAGAGTCCAAATGATATAATAACCCAAAAGAAAATAGAACTAAAAGATGTCATGATATAGTGAGAGCAAGAATACTAGGCAGAAGAGGTGAGTATAGTCATCCAATTTATTACATATAATAGTATTTTATGAAGTATCTAAATGAGGATCCCAAGCATCATTAACATCATCATCTTTTTTATCTTCAAAAACGTCACAAACAAAAGAAATCGACAATTTTTTTTAAAGTCCAGCTAGCCCTTAGTTTTTACTAATGTGGCATATGGGCTAGCTCTTCCCTCAACCAATAGTGCACGTTTTAAAGAATGTGAGAAGTACTTAGTACTAAGTGTCATTCTATTGGTTAATTATTGCTAATATGGCATGTGGACCAACAaatgatatttatttattattatttaataatttattttaattccctTGAAATTAAAGTGTctgcatttaaaatatttttaaagtttAAGTAAAGAGGAGACAACATAATAAAAACTTCTCGTGAGACAAATGAAGCAAAAGAGGGAAATTGTATAAAGATACAAGAAAAATATAGGAAGTGTAGAAAAGAAAGGAAGAACTCAAAGTGGTGGAAATCATGCAGAACAAAAATAGAGTTTTGTATGCACCTAAGGTTTTAATTCCtttcatatttatttttttgttcttaaaaataattataaagagAGTAATGGATCATCAAATAAGAGAGCGGAAATTCTTTTTGGCTAAAAACTCTATTATTTTTTGTACTTGTGTCTTTCATGAAATATATTCAATAACCTGATCTTATGAATATGATAGTATTCTAATTGTGAAAATAAGTCTCATAGGTTTTTGTTAGTTTAACCTTCATGGATGTAATAGAATAGTATTTGGGAATTTCTTGATCCCCCTTCTGAAACACCTCAATGCACATGCCCAAGGAGTCTTAGCTAGAGGATGATCTTAACAATATAAAATGAGGGACAACTATATAAACTATTGATTAGTAGAAATTCTATTGCAAAGCCCAATGTCATTCCAAAGAAAACAAGGATTTAGGAATTTCCAACATATATCAATAATTTTCATCATGAAATTCCTTGGATTTAAATGGGACTTTTGATGATAATTTTAATCCCCTTTACAATTAGATCAAACTTTTAAATGATAAATCAATCCATTTTGCATAAGCTTACTTTTCTATTTTTTCATTCTATCCTATGTCATCTTGAATTTATAAGTCAACTTTAGAGGGTTTTGCATGTTTCTAGGTTCCAATTTATAAATGAAGTTAGAAACTATGAGTAATAATATACATGACAATATAAAACTGTTTTATATTTGAGTTATATCTTAACCTATTATTAACATATTTTATTAAGGGGTTTAAGGTCTAAAAGGCtagtaaaacaataataaatgGCTTGGAGTGAAAAGTTTTCTAGATTTGCATGAAAGGAAAAATGTAGCAATAATAAAATATGTTCTCATAGCCTCAAgagaaaataatacaaaaaaaaattatataaaatccaTAATGTAGAAAATGTAACTATAAATATCTAAAATAGACAATCATCACCTAATTATTTCCTCTACAATTGTTTTGTtatattattcaattaattatctagTTATTAACccattatatattaaataatataatattattcaaTTAATAAAATCATTATTCATCCACTATTCATCACTTTTCACTCACACCATTTTCTAGCCTAAATCACTTAATTATATTTCTTCTAATATCCGCCTAGAAATAATTTCATGTTCTTTCTTTTAGAGGAACAAACTTGCCTAAATATATCTTGTTGTATTATATAGATCACAACTTTATAAATCATGTCCCTCTCATATACTTTTTCACATTAAGTTTTCTCTTTTGACGCTAAGTATTTGCAATATTAAATATTTTCCAATGTCAAGTGGTCCCCAAGAATGTCCAACCCATGTAATATATACATCCCTATATTTTCTAGATGCacacatttaataattatatgttTAATTATAGAAATTTTCCAAAGTGTGGAAGAAACCATTCTCAACAATGTAATTATTTGGTTACTTTCCATGTGGTCATTTGGTGTTTATATATCGTACCAATATCTCTAAGAATGTTttctttaaattgaataaatataaaataGTATTGCAGTTATCTCTTTTATCAATTAACTAAATTCACATGCAATAAATGATGAATTAAACATAATCCTCACCTAATTTTATCTTCCTTAAATtagtaataaaaaattatattctaaaattataaattataattttgcaaaccAACAAAACCCTTAATTTATCTTAATACATGTTTATTTTCCACTACAGTTGCCCAATTTTTAAATCCAaccttaataaaataataaaacccaTAGAAATGTGTATGTTCTATGTGAATCTCTTTTGATAAAAGTATTTAATtggtataaatataaaaaatacatcTATCTAGAAAAAATGTCTAGAGATATCAATTtggaactattttatttatttaaaaactatATTATCAAGTATTAATATTTTGATATCAAAATGATGTTAAAATTgagataaaagataaaatgatatTTTGTTAACCCCGAAGATTTCCTCTCTCCCCCCGACCCCCCCAATAGAAACCCAATTTAATGAAGC is a genomic window of Cryptomeria japonica chromosome 7, Sugi_1.0, whole genome shotgun sequence containing:
- the LOC131061232 gene encoding uncharacterized mitochondrial protein AtMg00810-like, which encodes MGDLSISSFKAAMMKEFEMTDLGLMKYFLGIEVKQSADGIFISQSKYASDVLKRFNMLNCKPSPTPVVIGLKLNKDDGSSLVDPRLFKRLVGSLMYLTATRPDIMYGVSLISRFMESPKDSHLQIGKRILRYVCGTKNYGILYSAVDDFKLIGYMDSDCAGSIDDRKSTSGYAFHFGSDVVSWASKKQPIVTLSLAEETTWQPHELHVKQYG